The Euphorbia lathyris chromosome 2, ddEupLath1.1, whole genome shotgun sequence genome includes a window with the following:
- the LOC136218076 gene encoding uncharacterized protein At1g27050, which translates to MSRKRDKPYFSRHERAPYPKRRRPLPPPVSTQDLPDKRPPPPALLVMGLSPDCSVLDLKSRFEIYGSISRIRIDRDGVGHITYRSKDSGEAAIAASLDISFGITVDSKRVQVLWATDPLAQWREGVGIGGKKESGSSSKLLRAEIPLSRHGRSNKLASAIVNPRSSSNDVPGGLDVPFKGREIIAYDDIL; encoded by the exons ATGAGTCGCAAGAGAGACAAACCCTACTTCTCCCGTCATGAACGCGCTCCCTACCCCAAACGCCGTCGCCCGCTCCCTCCTCCGGTTTCCACCCAAGACCTACCGGACAAGCGTCCACCGCCGCCAGCTCTCCTAGTTATGGGTTTGTCGCCGGATTGTTCGGTTCTCGACCTCAAGTCAAGGTTCGAGATCTATGGTTCAATCTCTCGGATTCGAATTGACCGTGATGGCGTCGGCCACATAACTTATCGCTCCAAGGACTCCGGCGAAGCTGCCATAGCTGCTTCCCTTGACATTTCCTTTGGCATCACCGTTGATTCCAAAAGA GTGCAGGTATTATGGGCAACGGATCCGCTTGCGCAATGGAGAGAGGGAGTCGGGATTGGAGGTAAAAAAGAAAGTGGGTCATCCTCCAAATTGTTGCGGGCTGAGATACCCTTAAGCAGACATGGCCGAAGTAATAAGCTTGCTTCTGCCATTGTGAACCCGAGAAGTAGCAGTAATGATGTTCCTGGTGGCCTAGATGTGCCTTTCAAAGGCAGGGAGATAATTGCCTATGATGATATTCTTTAG
- the LOC136218077 gene encoding ultraviolet-B receptor UVR8 isoform X2, whose amino-acid sequence MEENYKTDGAKEQQGEEQEVWSWGAGTEGQLGTGKLEDEHLPQLLHLLYPSSAGPISTLACGGAHVIALTSGGKVLTWGRGTSGELGHGELLNSLHPKPVNLLDDYFITHVSAGWSHSGFVSDSGCLFTCGDGSFGQLGHGDYQSHSTPVKVSYFADRHVEQIACGMRHSLVLLKDCSQNLVYSFGAGKRHQLGISKGKVKSVGLPQVTCGFEDVEIVSISANGDHSAALSGDGNLYIWGRGFPGTSDVDVPHCLISSSRFVKVALGWNHALVLSADGEVFILGGDRHGALCDLDKISSLKNLTDLTHTFLERVSSIEGIKVVEVAAGAEHSALLTADGSIMTWGWGEHGQLGLGNTSDYTYPQPVSLGANTGNQDVILRVYCGSGFTFATKSPRLVRPDCIF is encoded by the exons aTGGAAGAAAACTATAAAACCGACGGAGCAAAAGAACAACAAGGAGAAGAGCAGGAAGTATGGAGCTGGGGAGCAGGAACAGAGGGGCAGCTGGGCACAGGAAAGCTCGAGGATGAGCACCTCCCTCAATTACTTCATCTTCTTTATCCCTCCTCCGCTGGACCCATCTCCACCCTTGCCTGCGGCGGCGCTCACGTTATTGCTTTGACTTCTG GTGGGAAAGTACTAACATGGGGCAGAGGTACATCTGGTGAATTAGGCCATGGAGAGTTGCTTAATAGTTTACATCCAAAGCCTGTAAATTTATTGGATGATTATTTCATAACTCACGTCTCTGCTGGATGGAGCCACTCTGGGTTTGTTTCAG ATAGCGGTTGCCTTTTTACATGTGGGGATGGTTCATTTGGTCAGCTTGGGCATGGCGATTACCAGTCACATAGTACTCCTGTTAAAGTTTCATACTTTGCTGATAGGCATGTTGAGCAGATAGCATGCGGCATGCGACATTCACTTGTCTTGTTGAAAG ATTGTTCACAGAATCTAGTTTACTCTTTTGGTGCTGGAAAGCGTCATCAATTGGGGATCTCCAAAGGTAAGGTTAAATCAGTTGGTCTTCCCCAAGTTACCTGTGGATTTGAAGATGTTGAAATCGTTAGCATCAGTGCAAATGGAGATCATAGTGCTGCATTATCTG GTGATGGCAATCTGTATATTTGGGGAAGAGGCTTTCCTGGCACTTCTGATGTTGATGTTCCTCATTGTTTGATTTCATCATCAAGGTTCGTCAAAGTCGCTCTTGGATGGAATCATGCTTTAGTATTGTCTG CTGATGGGGAAGTCTTTATTCTTGGTGGTGATCGCCATGGAGCGCTTTGTGATCTTGACAAAATAAGCTCATTGAAGAATTTAACCG ATTTGACGCATACTTTTTTGGAACGAGTCTCAAGTATTGAAGGGATAAAAGTTGTAGAGGTTGCTGCTGGAGCTGAGCATTCTGCTTTATTAACAG CGGATGGATCAATAATGACATGGGGATGGGGTGAACATGGTCAACTTGGCTTAGGGAACACAAGTGACTACACCTACCCTCAACCTGTGAGTCTTGGTGCAAACACTGGGAACCAAGATGTCATTTTGAGAGTTTACTGTGGAAGCGGGTTTACATTCGCAACAAAGTCGCCCCGCCTTGTGAGGCCTGACTGCATTTTCTAA
- the LOC136218077 gene encoding ultraviolet-B receptor UVR8 isoform X1 has protein sequence MEENYKTDGAKEQQGEEQEVWSWGAGTEGQLGTGKLEDEHLPQLLHLLYPSSAGPISTLACGGAHVIALTSGGKVLTWGRGTSGELGHGELLNSLHPKPVNLLDDYFITHVSAGWSHSGFVSDSGCLFTCGDGSFGQLGHGDYQSHSTPVKVSYFADRHVEQIACGMRHSLVLLKDCSQNLVYSFGAGKRHQLGISKGKVKSVGLPQVTCGFEDVEIVSISANGDHSAALSGDGNLYIWGRGFPGTSDVDVPHCLISSSRFVKVALGWNHALVLSADGEVFILGGDRHGALCDLDKISSLKNLTADLTHTFLERVSSIEGIKVVEVAAGAEHSALLTADGSIMTWGWGEHGQLGLGNTSDYTYPQPVSLGANTGNQDVILRVYCGSGFTFATKSPRLVRPDCIF, from the exons aTGGAAGAAAACTATAAAACCGACGGAGCAAAAGAACAACAAGGAGAAGAGCAGGAAGTATGGAGCTGGGGAGCAGGAACAGAGGGGCAGCTGGGCACAGGAAAGCTCGAGGATGAGCACCTCCCTCAATTACTTCATCTTCTTTATCCCTCCTCCGCTGGACCCATCTCCACCCTTGCCTGCGGCGGCGCTCACGTTATTGCTTTGACTTCTG GTGGGAAAGTACTAACATGGGGCAGAGGTACATCTGGTGAATTAGGCCATGGAGAGTTGCTTAATAGTTTACATCCAAAGCCTGTAAATTTATTGGATGATTATTTCATAACTCACGTCTCTGCTGGATGGAGCCACTCTGGGTTTGTTTCAG ATAGCGGTTGCCTTTTTACATGTGGGGATGGTTCATTTGGTCAGCTTGGGCATGGCGATTACCAGTCACATAGTACTCCTGTTAAAGTTTCATACTTTGCTGATAGGCATGTTGAGCAGATAGCATGCGGCATGCGACATTCACTTGTCTTGTTGAAAG ATTGTTCACAGAATCTAGTTTACTCTTTTGGTGCTGGAAAGCGTCATCAATTGGGGATCTCCAAAGGTAAGGTTAAATCAGTTGGTCTTCCCCAAGTTACCTGTGGATTTGAAGATGTTGAAATCGTTAGCATCAGTGCAAATGGAGATCATAGTGCTGCATTATCTG GTGATGGCAATCTGTATATTTGGGGAAGAGGCTTTCCTGGCACTTCTGATGTTGATGTTCCTCATTGTTTGATTTCATCATCAAGGTTCGTCAAAGTCGCTCTTGGATGGAATCATGCTTTAGTATTGTCTG CTGATGGGGAAGTCTTTATTCTTGGTGGTGATCGCCATGGAGCGCTTTGTGATCTTGACAAAATAAGCTCATTGAAGAATTTAACCG CAGATTTGACGCATACTTTTTTGGAACGAGTCTCAAGTATTGAAGGGATAAAAGTTGTAGAGGTTGCTGCTGGAGCTGAGCATTCTGCTTTATTAACAG CGGATGGATCAATAATGACATGGGGATGGGGTGAACATGGTCAACTTGGCTTAGGGAACACAAGTGACTACACCTACCCTCAACCTGTGAGTCTTGGTGCAAACACTGGGAACCAAGATGTCATTTTGAGAGTTTACTGTGGAAGCGGGTTTACATTCGCAACAAAGTCGCCCCGCCTTGTGAGGCCTGACTGCATTTTCTAA